A genomic stretch from Kribbella amoyensis includes:
- a CDS encoding 1,4-dihydroxy-2-naphthoate polyprenyltransferase, producing the protein MATPAQWIEGARPRTLPAAVAPVLVGTGAAAYLDGFVWWKALLALGVALALQIGVNYANDYSDGIRGTDENRVGPLRLVGSKVASPGAVKAAAFSCFGVGAVLGIVLCATSNWWLLVAGAASLVGAWFYTGGKKPYGYRALGEVSVFVFFGLVAVLGTTYVQAETLHWTAVAGAVGIGAIACALLVANNLRDIPTDSVTGKRTLAVVLGAKRSRQLYAALVGLAFVLAAVSAIATPWALLGLIAVPLGVRSIRVVLSDAVGPALIPVLKGTGLTELVYAIGLAIGLALGG; encoded by the coding sequence ATGGCCACCCCTGCCCAGTGGATCGAAGGTGCTCGTCCGCGCACACTGCCCGCGGCCGTGGCGCCCGTCCTCGTCGGAACCGGTGCCGCCGCCTACCTGGACGGGTTCGTCTGGTGGAAGGCGCTGCTGGCCCTCGGTGTCGCCCTCGCGCTGCAGATCGGCGTGAACTACGCGAACGACTACAGCGACGGCATCCGCGGCACGGACGAGAACAGGGTCGGCCCGCTCCGGTTGGTCGGGTCCAAGGTCGCCAGTCCGGGTGCGGTGAAAGCGGCCGCGTTCTCCTGCTTCGGCGTGGGCGCTGTGCTCGGCATCGTGCTCTGCGCGACCTCCAACTGGTGGTTGCTGGTCGCCGGTGCCGCGTCGCTGGTCGGTGCGTGGTTCTACACGGGCGGGAAGAAGCCGTACGGGTACCGCGCGCTCGGCGAGGTCAGCGTGTTCGTGTTCTTCGGCCTGGTCGCGGTGCTCGGCACGACCTACGTCCAGGCGGAGACACTGCACTGGACCGCGGTCGCCGGAGCGGTCGGCATCGGCGCGATCGCGTGCGCACTGCTCGTCGCGAACAACCTGCGGGACATCCCGACCGACAGCGTGACCGGCAAACGCACCCTGGCCGTCGTCCTCGGCGCGAAGCGGTCACGGCAGCTGTACGCGGCCCTGGTCGGGCTGGCGTTCGTCCTCGCCGCCGTGTCGGCCATCGCGACCCCGTGGGCGCTGCTCGGACTGATCGCGGTACCGCTGGGCGTCCGCTCGATCCGCGTGGTGCTGAGCGACGCCGTCGGGCCCGCGCTGATCCCCGTCCTCAAGGGCACCGGGCTGACCGAGCTGGTGTACGCGATCGGCCTGGCGATCGGCCTCGCCCTCGGCGGCTGA
- a CDS encoding PLP-dependent cysteine synthase family protein, which translates to MSEVYGDRSRPVVCREVDRRDDKQRAWVAEAIRIVDADANRSADTHLHVFPMPEATGVDLYLKDESVHPTGSLKHRLARSLFLYALCNGWIHEGTTVIEASSGSTAVSEAYFARLLGLPFVAVMPASTSPEKIGLIEFYGGRCHFVERSGQIYGEAKRLAEETGGHYMDQFTYAERATDWRGNNNIAESIFGQLALEQHPVPTWIVVGAGTGGTSATIGRYVRYQRHDTSVAVVDPENSAFFPGFEAGDHDFSTGRPSRIEGIGRPRVEPSFVPGVVDRMISVPDAASIAAMRFCSQVTGRLVGGSTGTNLWGSLRLAAEMRRNGVEGSIVTLLCDSGERYGKTYYDDAWLRTNNIDITPYAETLDGFARTGRWREPLR; encoded by the coding sequence ATGAGCGAGGTGTACGGGGACCGGAGCCGGCCGGTGGTGTGCCGAGAGGTCGATCGGCGGGACGACAAGCAGCGCGCCTGGGTCGCGGAGGCGATCCGGATCGTCGACGCGGACGCGAACCGGAGTGCGGACACCCATCTGCACGTGTTCCCGATGCCCGAGGCGACCGGCGTCGACCTGTACCTGAAGGACGAGTCCGTGCACCCGACCGGCTCGCTCAAGCACCGGCTGGCGCGCTCGCTGTTCCTCTACGCGCTCTGCAACGGGTGGATCCACGAGGGCACCACCGTGATCGAGGCGTCGAGCGGGTCGACCGCGGTCAGTGAGGCGTACTTCGCGCGGCTGCTCGGGCTGCCGTTCGTGGCCGTGATGCCGGCCTCGACCTCGCCGGAGAAGATCGGCCTGATCGAGTTCTACGGCGGCCGCTGCCACTTCGTCGAGCGGTCCGGCCAGATCTACGGCGAGGCGAAGCGGCTGGCCGAGGAGACCGGCGGCCACTACATGGACCAGTTCACCTACGCCGAGCGGGCGACCGACTGGCGCGGCAACAACAACATCGCCGAGTCGATCTTCGGCCAGCTCGCCCTCGAGCAGCACCCGGTGCCGACGTGGATCGTGGTCGGCGCGGGCACCGGCGGCACCTCGGCCACGATCGGCCGGTACGTCCGGTACCAGCGCCACGACACGTCGGTCGCCGTGGTCGACCCGGAGAACTCGGCGTTCTTCCCCGGCTTCGAGGCCGGCGACCACGACTTCTCGACCGGCCGCCCGTCCCGGATCGAGGGGATCGGCCGGCCGCGGGTGGAGCCGTCGTTCGTCCCCGGCGTGGTGGACCGGATGATCTCGGTCCCGGACGCGGCGTCGATCGCGGCGATGCGGTTCTGCTCCCAGGTCACCGGCCGGCTGGTCGGCGGTTCCACCGGAACCAACCTGTGGGGCTCGCTCCGGCTCGCGGCCGAGATGCGGCGGAACGGGGTGGAGGGGAGCATCGTCACGCTGCTCTGCGACAGCGGCGAGCGGTACGGCAAGACGTACTACGACGACGCCTGGCTGCGGACCAACAACATCGACATCACGCCGTACGCCGAGACGCTGGACGGGTTCGCCCGGACCGGCCGGTGGCGCGAGCCGCTGCGCTGA
- a CDS encoding M23 family metallopeptidase — MKHVLTGGLVAALAVAAGLAGPASAAPRSEPAPAPQSYLAQRAAIPANQKAAAEAAANFETMAGTRPVLRVPFRCGENWSGASRSGHSPSYWSLDFNWGAGSDDLGKPVKASRSGTVVRSAFDAGGYGNYIEIAHGEGWHTLYAHLQSRAVGVGARVSDSQQIGRVGGTGNVTGPHLHYEQIRDNVVVQARFGQSTWASYPGPATYSRAHDC; from the coding sequence ATGAAGCACGTACTGACCGGTGGCCTGGTGGCCGCCCTCGCGGTCGCGGCCGGCCTCGCCGGACCGGCGAGTGCCGCACCGAGGTCCGAACCGGCCCCGGCGCCGCAGAGCTACCTGGCCCAGCGCGCCGCGATCCCCGCGAACCAGAAGGCCGCCGCCGAGGCCGCCGCCAACTTCGAGACGATGGCCGGGACCCGCCCGGTCCTGCGGGTGCCGTTCCGGTGCGGCGAGAACTGGTCCGGGGCCAGCCGCAGCGGCCACAGCCCGTCGTACTGGTCGCTGGACTTCAACTGGGGCGCCGGGTCCGACGACCTCGGCAAGCCGGTGAAGGCGAGCAGGTCCGGCACCGTGGTCCGGTCGGCCTTCGACGCCGGCGGCTACGGCAACTACATCGAGATCGCGCACGGCGAGGGCTGGCACACGCTGTACGCGCACCTGCAGAGCCGCGCGGTCGGCGTCGGCGCTCGCGTCTCGGACAGCCAGCAGATCGGCCGCGTCGGCGGGACCGGCAACGTCACCGGCCCGCACCTGCACTACGAACAGATCCGCGACAACGTGGTCGTCCAGGCCCGCTTCGGCCAGTCCACCTGGGCGTCGTACCCGGGTCCGGCCACCTACAGCCGCGCCCACGACTGCTGA
- a CDS encoding M48 family metallopeptidase codes for MTEERPTRQRVTLTDISSRAWEHPADRGALVALRQLKGFDFVLRKMSGMINERAFRLQYLGGAIRVDERQFPRVHRLYTEAGTTLDVRTLPELYVTNSPVWNAVTIGMDKPFIVVNSALLQGLDDEETRFVLGHELGHAQSGHALYQSLLLWLMRLTGAVNWMPIGALGLRAIIAALHEWSRKAELSGDRAGLLAVQDPAVALRVQMKMASGGQLAELDTTAFLAQGTEYESAGDLRDSVLKLLLLEATTHPLAVVRAHELRRWMDEGEYTAIVSGTYPKRQDDKDASMSQEAKNAAKSYTEAFNRSQDPLAKLLRDMGDGLGGVRDWVSGKFTSR; via the coding sequence ATGACCGAGGAACGGCCGACGCGGCAGCGGGTGACGCTGACCGACATCAGTTCGCGCGCCTGGGAGCACCCGGCCGACCGGGGTGCGCTGGTCGCGCTGCGGCAGCTGAAGGGGTTCGACTTCGTGCTCCGGAAGATGTCCGGGATGATCAACGAGCGCGCCTTCCGGCTGCAGTACCTGGGCGGCGCGATCCGGGTCGACGAGCGCCAGTTCCCCCGCGTCCACCGGCTGTACACCGAGGCCGGCACCACCCTCGACGTCCGCACCCTGCCCGAGCTGTACGTCACCAACAGCCCGGTCTGGAACGCGGTCACCATCGGCATGGACAAGCCGTTCATCGTCGTCAACAGCGCGCTGCTGCAGGGCCTGGACGACGAGGAGACCCGCTTCGTCCTCGGCCACGAGCTCGGACACGCGCAGAGCGGCCACGCCCTGTACCAGTCGCTGCTGCTCTGGCTGATGCGGCTGACCGGCGCCGTGAACTGGATGCCGATCGGCGCCCTCGGTCTGCGCGCCATCATCGCCGCCCTGCACGAGTGGTCGCGGAAGGCGGAGCTGTCCGGCGACCGGGCCGGGCTGCTCGCCGTCCAGGACCCGGCCGTCGCGCTGCGGGTACAGATGAAGATGGCCAGCGGCGGCCAGCTCGCCGAGCTCGACACCACCGCGTTCCTTGCCCAGGGCACGGAGTACGAGAGCGCCGGCGACCTGCGCGACAGCGTGCTCAAGCTGCTGTTGCTGGAGGCCACCACACACCCGCTCGCCGTGGTCCGCGCGCACGAGCTGCGCCGCTGGATGGACGAGGGCGAGTACACCGCGATCGTCAGCGGCACGTACCCGAAGCGCCAGGACGACAAGGACGCCTCGATGTCGCAAGAGGCGAAGAACGCGGCCAAGTCCTACACCGAGGCCTTCAACCGCTCGCAGGACCCACTGGCCAAGCTGCTCCGCGACATGGGCGACGGCCTCGGCGGCGTCCGCGACTGGGTCTCCGGCAAGTTCACCTCCCGCTGA
- a CDS encoding alpha/beta hydrolase has translation MTDHRPSRRTVLKAAGGLTAALGLSGGTILATSAAASAADDGFGLHIVDRNEDNARMKYYRFATDAIEWDPAVNVLLPDDYNSGRRYPVLYLLHGGGTDQDFMTFDKMRIRELTAGKPIIVVMPDGGHAGWYSNPVNSNTGPRNWETFHLNQLIPWIDANFRTFAEFDGRAVAGFSMGGFGALKYAAKYYGHFASVSSHSGPASIRRDAGLVAHWANVSSAALDLGGGSIYGVPLWDEARVTADNPMENLERYRGKRVFLVAGTSPDPINFFDMANERQVLAGHQEFRAALRAAGIQHEGLEQPGGHVFRGDMFTHDLEGILGRLRKA, from the coding sequence TTGACCGATCACCGCCCCTCACGCCGCACCGTCCTGAAAGCCGCCGGCGGACTGACCGCCGCGCTGGGACTGAGTGGCGGGACCATTCTCGCCACTTCGGCCGCTGCCAGTGCGGCCGACGACGGCTTCGGGCTGCACATCGTCGACCGTAACGAAGACAACGCCCGGATGAAGTACTACCGGTTCGCCACCGACGCCATCGAGTGGGACCCGGCGGTCAACGTCCTGCTCCCCGACGACTACAACAGCGGCCGCCGGTACCCGGTGCTCTACCTGTTGCACGGCGGCGGCACCGACCAGGACTTCATGACGTTCGACAAGATGCGGATCCGCGAACTGACCGCGGGCAAGCCGATCATCGTCGTGATGCCCGACGGCGGCCACGCCGGCTGGTACTCCAACCCGGTCAACTCCAACACCGGGCCGCGGAACTGGGAGACGTTCCACCTCAACCAGCTGATCCCGTGGATCGACGCGAACTTCCGCACCTTCGCCGAGTTCGACGGCCGCGCGGTGGCCGGCTTCTCGATGGGCGGCTTCGGCGCGCTCAAGTACGCGGCCAAGTACTACGGCCACTTCGCCTCGGTGAGCTCCCACTCGGGTCCGGCCAGCATCCGCCGGGACGCCGGCCTGGTCGCGCACTGGGCGAACGTGTCCTCGGCCGCGCTCGACCTCGGCGGCGGCTCGATCTACGGCGTCCCGCTGTGGGACGAGGCCCGCGTCACCGCGGACAACCCGATGGAGAACCTCGAGCGGTACCGGGGCAAGCGCGTCTTCCTGGTCGCCGGGACCAGCCCGGACCCGATCAACTTCTTCGACATGGCCAACGAACGCCAGGTCCTGGCCGGGCACCAGGAGTTCCGCGCCGCGCTCCGGGCCGCGGGCATCCAGCACGAGGGGCTCGAGCAGCCGGGTGGCCACGTCTTCCGCGGTGACATGTTCACCCACGACCTGGAGGGGATCCTCGGCCGCCTCCGCAAGGCCTAG
- a CDS encoding FUSC family protein translates to MAANVVRSVADRLYRVLGTDLLQVRPAPAAHRVAARAALSMLIALLTLWWFDRVEWALYATFGAFTSVFGGGLRSPGRWKLQIAVGLTLTAAVACGVLIALHPERTWLAVPAAAAWAALAAALSDHFHWKPPGALFPVFAVAACSSVPITAANVLPAIAVTASTAALAILLGVLEDRLAPPPPQATPPPAPPPAPLPRIVNPTANAAAVLIAGGIATASGISHPYWAMIAAVAPLAAVGFRKQFVRGVHRAAGTLIGIFLAVPLLALDLPVLAILVAVPALQGTAELLIARNYGAALIVITPLALLLVDMAHAEPISTLVTDRLVETVIGVTVGLTIALLIRPRRSPTTET, encoded by the coding sequence TTGGCGGCGAACGTGGTGAGGTCCGTCGCCGACCGCCTGTACCGCGTGCTCGGCACCGATCTCCTCCAAGTCCGCCCCGCCCCTGCCGCACATCGGGTCGCGGCCCGTGCGGCGCTGTCCATGCTGATCGCGCTGCTGACGCTGTGGTGGTTCGACCGGGTGGAGTGGGCGCTCTACGCGACCTTCGGCGCGTTCACGTCCGTCTTCGGCGGCGGTCTGCGCTCACCCGGTCGCTGGAAGCTGCAGATCGCGGTCGGCCTGACCCTGACCGCCGCGGTCGCGTGCGGCGTACTGATCGCCCTGCATCCCGAACGCACCTGGCTGGCCGTACCCGCGGCCGCCGCGTGGGCCGCACTCGCCGCCGCGCTGTCCGACCACTTCCACTGGAAACCGCCCGGTGCCCTGTTCCCCGTGTTCGCGGTGGCGGCTTGTTCCTCCGTACCGATCACCGCCGCCAACGTCCTGCCCGCGATCGCCGTCACCGCGAGTACCGCGGCCCTCGCCATTCTGTTGGGCGTCCTCGAAGACCGCCTGGCCCCACCGCCACCGCAAGCCACTCCACCGCCCGCACCACCGCCGGCGCCGTTACCGCGCATCGTGAATCCAACCGCCAACGCCGCCGCTGTCCTGATCGCCGGCGGGATCGCCACCGCGAGCGGGATCAGCCACCCGTACTGGGCGATGATCGCCGCCGTCGCCCCGTTGGCCGCGGTCGGCTTCCGCAAGCAGTTCGTCCGCGGAGTACACCGCGCGGCCGGGACGCTCATCGGGATCTTCCTCGCCGTCCCGTTGCTCGCGCTCGACCTACCGGTCCTCGCGATCCTGGTCGCGGTCCCCGCGCTGCAAGGGACCGCGGAGCTGCTCATCGCGCGCAACTACGGCGCGGCCCTGATCGTCATCACCCCGCTGGCCCTGCTCCTGGTCGACATGGCGCACGCCGAACCGATCTCCACCCTCGTCACCGACCGCCTGGTCGAGACGGTCATCGGGGTCACCGTGGGGCTCACGATCGCGCTGCTGATCCGGCCGCGCCGATCCCCCACGACTGAGACCTGA